A genomic segment from Nitratiruptor sp. YY08-10 encodes:
- the dxs gene encoding 1-deoxy-D-xylulose-5-phosphate synthase, translating to MNIKNYTIEELEELSQKIRNRILEVVSRNGGHLSSTLGAVELIIAMHYVFDVEKDPFIFDVSHQAYAHKLLTDRWEQFDTLRQFGGISGYTKPTESPYDYWVAGHSSTSISLAVGAAKAIKLKNEDRVPVVLIGDGAMSAGMVYEALNELGDRKYPVVIILNDNEMSIAKPIGAVSKYLSQKMASPFYQNMKKRTEQLLKHLPESATYIAKRLEESLKLITPGILFEELGIDYVGPIDGHDLKVLIETMTIAKQMNRPVIIHAQTLKGKGYKIAEGYYEHWHGVGPFDISTGESLKKSSKPSATSIFSKKLYDLAKEDETVVGVTAAMPSGTGLKPLIEDFGDRFWDVGIAEQHAVTSMGPLAKEGFKPFVAIYSTFLQRGYDQVIHDIALMDVGVAFAIDRAGIVGEDGETHQGAFDISYLRPIPNMHLFAPRDPKTLEYAVEFAKDFSRPCAFRYPRGSFILDDDFEAKPFELGKAELLIENEGDILFVGYGNGVGRAYETMKFLDIPVALLDLRFVKPLDVELLQELSQKYKRWFVFSDSARLGGVASALLELELPVEIVTFEYEDQFIPHGKVSDVEKALGLLPQQLAKKVESFL from the coding sequence ATGAATATTAAAAACTATACCATTGAAGAGTTGGAAGAGCTGAGTCAAAAGATACGAAACCGTATCTTGGAAGTTGTGAGCAGAAATGGTGGACATCTGAGTTCCACTTTAGGTGCAGTTGAACTTATAATAGCGATGCATTATGTGTTTGATGTGGAGAAAGATCCTTTTATTTTTGATGTAAGTCATCAAGCCTATGCACATAAACTTTTGACAGATCGATGGGAGCAGTTTGATACTCTCCGCCAGTTTGGCGGTATAAGCGGATATACCAAACCAACAGAGTCGCCGTATGACTACTGGGTTGCAGGACACAGTTCGACTTCCATCTCTTTGGCAGTAGGGGCAGCCAAAGCGATTAAGCTCAAAAATGAGGACAGAGTTCCTGTCGTGCTCATCGGCGATGGTGCCATGAGTGCTGGTATGGTTTATGAAGCATTGAACGAACTGGGCGATAGAAAATATCCAGTAGTGATTATTCTAAATGACAATGAGATGAGTATTGCCAAACCGATAGGAGCAGTAAGTAAATATCTGAGTCAAAAGATGGCTAGTCCCTTTTATCAAAATATGAAAAAGCGAACAGAACAGCTTTTAAAACATCTGCCAGAATCGGCTACGTATATTGCTAAACGTTTGGAAGAGTCGTTGAAACTCATTACTCCTGGTATTTTATTTGAAGAACTCGGAATCGATTACGTCGGTCCAATTGATGGACACGATTTGAAAGTATTGATTGAGACCATGACAATTGCCAAACAGATGAATAGGCCGGTTATTATTCATGCTCAAACCCTGAAAGGAAAAGGGTACAAAATTGCAGAAGGATATTATGAGCATTGGCACGGTGTGGGACCGTTTGATATCAGTACGGGAGAATCACTGAAAAAAAGTTCCAAACCGAGTGCAACATCAATTTTTAGTAAGAAACTGTATGATTTGGCGAAAGAGGATGAAACAGTTGTCGGTGTTACAGCAGCTATGCCCAGTGGAACGGGTTTAAAACCTCTCATTGAAGATTTTGGGGATCGATTTTGGGATGTGGGGATTGCTGAACAGCACGCTGTTACGTCTATGGGTCCTTTGGCTAAAGAGGGTTTTAAACCGTTCGTTGCGATCTACTCCACCTTTTTGCAACGGGGATATGATCAGGTTATTCATGATATTGCTTTAATGGATGTAGGCGTTGCATTTGCGATCGATAGAGCAGGTATTGTTGGTGAAGATGGAGAGACGCATCAAGGAGCTTTTGACATAAGTTATCTTAGACCGATACCAAATATGCATCTTTTTGCTCCAAGAGATCCTAAAACATTAGAATATGCTGTAGAGTTTGCAAAAGATTTTTCCAGACCCTGTGCTTTTCGCTATCCAAGAGGAAGTTTTATTTTAGATGATGATTTTGAAGCAAAACCATTTGAGCTTGGCAAAGCGGAGCTTTTAATAGAAAATGAAGGTGATATTTTATTCGTTGGATACGGTAATGGTGTAGGGCGAGCCTATGAGACGATGAAGTTTTTGGATATTCCTGTTGCACTACTGGATCTTCGATTTGTGAAGCCGCTGGATGTTGAACTGCTTCAAGAACTATCACAAAAATATAAAAGATGGTTTGTATTTAGCGATAGTGCAAGACTTGGTGGAGTGGCAAGTGCACTTTTGGAATTGGAACTTCCTGTAGAGATTGTGACATTTGAGTATGAAGATCAGTTTATTCCTCATGGAAAAGTGAGCGATGTAGAAAAAGCGCTTGGATTATTACCGCAGCAGTTGGCAAAAAAAGTGGAATCTTTTTTATAA
- the hisC gene encoding histidinol-phosphate transaminase has protein sequence MRFNETLEKIKTYEAGKPIELVVREFGIEPQNIIKLASNENPYGTSPKVVDAVREIADTMYMYPDDSMFELKDALAKRFKVDQKNIIIGAGSDQVLEFCARAVLNEKSSVLMSKITFAMYEIYALQQGAKIIRSSCYRHDLEEFYDLYKKHHPDIIHICTPNNPTGDALDAEYLYSFLDRVHEPLVIVDGAYMEYAAYKDEKKRIDPQELIQKYPNVIYLGTFSKAYGLGGMRVGYGIADNSIIQQLYKLRPPFNITTLSLKAATTALEDEGFVQYSIEQNFLQMERFVNFALQNGFEFIDSYTNFVTYLFPEDRSSKSVSEALLKKGVIVRDLTGYGMNALRITIGTKEQNDRFFEIFKEVLNEY, from the coding sequence ATGCGCTTCAATGAGACACTTGAAAAGATAAAAACATATGAGGCAGGAAAACCGATAGAACTCGTGGTACGCGAGTTTGGGATAGAACCCCAAAACATCATAAAACTTGCTTCCAATGAAAATCCCTACGGCACCAGCCCAAAGGTCGTGGATGCAGTGCGTGAGATTGCCGATACGATGTATATGTATCCAGACGATAGTATGTTCGAACTCAAAGATGCTTTAGCGAAGCGATTTAAAGTTGATCAAAAAAATATTATTATAGGTGCTGGAAGCGATCAGGTTTTGGAGTTTTGTGCAAGAGCCGTATTGAATGAAAAAAGCAGTGTATTGATGAGCAAGATCACTTTTGCGATGTACGAGATCTATGCTTTGCAGCAAGGTGCAAAGATCATTCGAAGTAGCTGCTATCGACACGATTTAGAAGAGTTTTATGATCTGTATAAAAAACATCATCCAGATATCATCCATATCTGTACGCCAAACAATCCGACAGGAGATGCGTTAGATGCAGAGTATCTCTACTCTTTTTTAGATAGAGTGCATGAGCCGCTTGTTATAGTTGATGGTGCCTATATGGAGTATGCTGCTTATAAAGATGAAAAAAAACGAATTGATCCACAAGAATTGATCCAAAAATATCCAAATGTGATCTATTTGGGAACATTTTCCAAAGCGTATGGTCTTGGAGGTATGCGTGTTGGATATGGTATAGCTGATAACTCTATCATCCAGCAGCTTTATAAACTGAGACCTCCTTTCAATATCACTACCCTCAGCCTCAAAGCGGCAACGACTGCTTTGGAAGATGAAGGGTTTGTCCAATATTCGATTGAACAAAATTTTCTTCAAATGGAGCGTTTTGTCAATTTTGCTTTGCAAAACGGTTTTGAATTTATTGATAGTTATACAAATTTTGTCACCTATTTGTTTCCTGAAGACAGAAGTTCAAAAAGTGTCAGTGAGGCTCTTTTAAAAAAGGGAGTAATTGTCCGAGATTTGACTGGGTACGGTATGAATGCTTTACGTATTACCATTGGAACAAAAGAGCAAAATGACAGATTCTTTGAAATTTTCAAAGAGGTTCTCAATGAATATTAA
- a CDS encoding peroxiredoxin: MLVTKKAPDFTAPAVMPDNTINENFNLYENIGEKGAVLFFYPLDFTFVCPSEIIAFDHRLDEFKKRGINVIGCSVDSHYTHLAWKNTPVEKGGIGNIRYPLVADLTKQIARNYDVLLEDAGVALRGSFLIDKDGTIRHCVINDLPLGRNIDEMIRMVDAMEFANEHGEVCPAEWEKGKEAMKPTPEGVAEYLAKHADEL, translated from the coding sequence ATGCTTGTTACAAAAAAAGCACCAGACTTCACAGCACCAGCAGTAATGCCGGACAATACAATCAATGAAAACTTCAATCTCTATGAAAACATTGGCGAAAAAGGAGCAGTACTCTTTTTCTATCCGCTCGATTTCACTTTCGTATGCCCTAGTGAAATCATCGCTTTCGATCATAGACTTGATGAATTCAAAAAAAGAGGCATCAATGTCATCGGATGTTCAGTTGACAGCCACTATACACACCTCGCATGGAAAAATACTCCTGTCGAAAAAGGCGGTATCGGAAATATTCGATATCCACTTGTAGCAGATCTTACAAAGCAGATCGCAAGAAATTATGATGTATTGCTTGAAGATGCAGGTGTTGCTCTTCGAGGAAGCTTTTTGATCGATAAAGATGGAACAATTCGACACTGCGTTATCAACGACCTACCACTTGGACGAAATATCGATGAGATGATTCGAATGGTGGATGCTATGGAGTTTGCAAATGAGCATGGTGAAGTATGCCCAGCTGAATGGGAAAAAGGAAAAGAGGCTATGAAGCCTACACCAGAAGGTGTTGCAGAGTATCTTGCAAAACACGCAGACGAACTCTAA